Part of the Trichoderma asperellum chromosome 1, complete sequence genome is shown below.
AGTTCATGGCACATGGCCCTATTATGTACAACTGTACTGGTGTTAAATCTACTGAATGCAATAGTAATCATTATAGAGATTTATACCATAATAGCagatatactttttatttgatGATATTTGGTATCAGTAGCTGTAATTACAGCCCGTTACTAGCTAAGAATATCACCAAGACAACATCCACAGAATAATATGTTGAGCTGAACAAATAGAGCAAGATAAAGTCCTAATCCTGTCACAGTCCAACAGTACTTGTTTGCCAGGCAAATTCTGATTAAAGGGAAACACAGTTGAGAAGGTTCAGGTTGATAAGACCACCCTAATTATCGCATCTTGTGATTAGTGGTGATCAAAAAGAGACTTGAGATTAGGTAGAAGTTGTGTGAAGCTCACCTGGTCCGCACTCGAGTCACAGCAGTAAGAACCGCTGTTGCAGCCTGTCCCGAGAATACCAACATTGCAGACTATGCCTCCTAGGAAACCATTGCAGCAAACGGCGTTCTGGTTGGTGTTACAAGTacctccaccaccgccgcctccaccaGTGGTACCTTTACCACCTTgacctcctccaccaccggGGGTGGGAACGGCGATGGCAGTGGCAGCCAGAGCGATGAGGGCAGCAGTATACTTCATTTTGttgaataaaaataataataagtagCTGAGACTTGAACGAATGATAATGggttataaagtaaagatTGACACTTGTTGATGGTATGTTATCTTGGACAACAGCAGGAATATACCTGCCTTTTATATCTTCAGCTGCACCTCAAGGATTTGCTCACTCTCATCTGTAACTGAGTTTTTCAAGAGAAACAGGGTTAAAGAACACTATGCTGTTAGGTTTAATCTTAACCGGCTAAATTGAAGCAATACATTACCAAATGTGTAGTGAAGATCAAACTCTAGCAAGGCCAGTTCGATAAATGATGTAATACTAAAGATTATAGTTGTCAAGGGGTCTGAAAAATTTAACACACAAGATAATAAATATGCACACAAAAAACTACCAATCAGTTTCATAAACGTGGGCGCTTACTATTGATTTGTGTGTGAATATTCCTTTTGCTGTCCCTATCTTTTTGCAGATCGCTTGGTTATTCTATAGCTTATAGTTTACATAATAATCGAGAAAAGCTAACTGGCTACCTATCTGACGGTGTGGCTTACATGGATCTTATATGGATTAGCTGATTGtcggtataaaactattgtACTAGGATATCTTCGTGGCATTTCTTGgatatattttatttcagAGTAGCCAGCTAACTAGAGAGATATATTCGATATATTGCGGAGTGTTGATAAGGCTTTTAACGCTTCGTTGCTGTGGTTGTTAACTGACTATGGCCTTCTCAGTATCCTTAAATCGCAATAAATGTGTTagaatatagtaatataagtACCGCCGGTATTTTCGTCATTTTTAATCTCCTCAACTGCCAGTATTAGTGCAGTGATCGACATCGTCCAAGATTCTTTATACATGCAGGTGATAAacttaattcttttttttttctattctcaaGCTGGGGTAGATACCCTGGAGCAAAGCAGCATAGTACCGCCAGAATATTGCTTGGGCTTTTAATCTCCTCAACCGCCTGCATTAGCGCAGTGATCGACATCGACCAATATTCTTATATATGCGGGGGATAAACTCAATTACCGAGCAATGAGGTCTTCAAGCCACTTAATTATACGGCTAGCCTATTGTCTTAGCTATTATTGGCACGAATCCCTGCTATAACTATGTCATTCACTAAGATTTCCAATTTAGGCAAACCTGTGTAAGCCACTGGGGATGGTTGACATCgcactataataataattctataaGACAGCCTGCCCCTGTTAGGCTTCTACGCTCATTGTGAAAATTTCTTCACGACACGGCGCGGAGATGCTAATTTCATGATTGATAGTATGACAGAACTGAGACATTCTTCAGCTAGGGGCACACTAACATGCAGCTAGTATTGCTGATTCCAATCACTTCCCTCTCAAGAAAACATGCAATCTACCACCCCCAAGATTGCATCTCCAATGTTTATCTACTAGGGCATGTATACATAGAGTCTTATGGAAGCGAAGCATACGAATTTGGTCTAAAAGATCGCCAATCCCTAAACCCCAACGCCCCAACATAAACAACGGTGGCTGCTCCTTGAATACGCGAGTGTGGGCAGATACGTGGCTCAGACAAGGGGTTAAAGCGCGGCAGACATAGCGATGCAAGTAGGAGAAAGCACAATACGGTAGGACGGCCTAAGATGGCGCAGTCCATACGAGCAGTCCTCTTCTGATTCGCCAGAGAGAAATGTTAGTGAGATGCAGAAACGGCGTTGCTACTCCAACCATGTCAAAGATTTACACAGCATCTTGAGTGCGATATAACACGCTATGAAGAACTATACAAACTCAGTCCTTGGCGAGAGAGCTAGTTCATACTCCTAGGAGAAGCGAGAAAGTATACTCAACTGTGACTCTTCGTACACGTATGGCAATGGGGAATGTTCATGTCGTCACATCTATCTCACGTAGAGCTTCCTTTGCCAGATACACGAGAAGGTACACTTTATTCGCGGGGTAGAAAGAACCCTACTAATACCATGCCAATGATGCGAAGTGAGTGACATAGGGCCTTTCAAGTTTAGTTACCCTAACAAACTCCCATGTCTCCGTTCTGTGATCCCTCAACTCTAGGTTTGGTCCAATTCCATCAACACAGCATAGCATTTTAAGTGAGAACCAACCACCAGTGCGGCATTAGCAACTGATGTCCTCCGTCTGGGTGCTTTTTTCGTTGTAAAGAATTTCCAGTTTTCGAAATTATTAGCCCCAAGCGTGGATATGGCCAGTAACTGTGTGCCCCAAATATCTTCCTAGTTGTGTAAACCCAAAGTATCCATTCTTCTTGACACAAAGCCAAGTACTATGTTTAAATTGATCAAAATAGATGTCGCCGACATAAGCTTCACCATCTTCGATCATCAGAATAGCGTTATTCGTGCCCTGGAGGAAAATGTTGTAGGTATTTCCCGCCGGAGGAACTGCGAGGCAGCGACCGTTCCAGGCCAAAGTGGGTGGCGTCTTTGCAGACGTCTCTGTAGCGTATTCTTATATGTTGTTTATGGTCCGGTGTGAATATCGTTGAGCCATCTGTGGACGTCATGGTTAACTTCCTTGTGTGTCCAAATACAAATGATGAGCACCAGCCGCAAATATAACTCAAGATAATGTCACCCTCAACACTACCTGGGGTTGCGGGGATGGAAGGCGGCATGTGAATAGGGTCACGGAAAAGATATATCATCGTGGAAGAACCAACCATAAGGGAGTCGTGTGTTGCTCTACGTTGTCCTCCGCACTTGGAACATTTTGTATTTGCGCCAGCCCTCGCACTCTACAATTCACCTGCTTTGCCAATATCTTATGCCTTGTTCTTGGTAAAACTGTGAAGGCATTTCTCTCAGCGAAGTAGGAATATAAGTCTAGCAATAGCATAGAACAATTTTTTTCCAATCTTGATCATCCACTTACAGTATATGGCTTGGCTACCCTACATGCGTGTTGTCATCCAACTCTACGGGGACTCTTCTCAGAGATCCTTGCCGTGGATCGTGACATATTCCATGAATTGCTCATCTAATTTGCGTTGCCCTGTCCTATCTGACATTGGTGGCCGCTTGACCGGATCAATTCTTCAATTGAGATGAGCTTTCAGACGTATAGATTGAGCAATGATCTTCCTGTGTGTTTCATTCTCGCTATATCAAAGCGAGCAACGTATtcaagcttcttcctcttcctcttccatcttcttagAAACTGGGCTTGACGTTTGAGATGTTGCACGCGGTATGTTGGCACTAATCCGCCGTCAACATAGACGACAACGGTGGTGTGTCGATACTGGGCGTGCAATCTAATGTCTTTGGAcgtgaagaagatggcgaaggTCGTGCGGCTGTATGTAGATCTTCTACACGCGTTTCTGGATAGTTTTCTCTGCCTCGGCTTGAAACAGTGTATTAGGAGCAGCTTTTATTTGTGGTATGTGGTGTGCTTCCAATGTAGATGCATGCTACTGGGGCGATCACAAACTCACAGTTTATATCGTCGTCCACTTAAGTGCATTGTCTACATAACTATCTGCGGACTTAAAGATGAAGTCTTGGGAATAATGGACCCTTTGATGGCCTTGGTTCCACATGTTTCAAGTCGACAACATTGAAGTCTACTATTATGCGTGCTGTTATTATGTACTTCAAGAGTTATCTTAAAaactgcctctactgcctctgcttccaTCAATGACTAGGGAATGACGCCAAACTCAACCCCTGCAggctctccagctgctgttTGACGATAGGCTCAATTTTCTTCTCAAGGTTGCAGTTGGGCTTCTCAGCATAACTATTTATACTACCAAAACCTCCAGTGTACGTAGAGTGAGTGGCTCCTGAGAAACTCGAGCCATGGCGGAGGGACCCAAGATAGTTTGGTATCTTGATATCGCCGATGGCTTTTTCTATTGCCACGACACTGTAACCATTGAATTGGTCTGTTGGCTGGGGGTCGTCTAGGCGCATCGAGATCATACCTTTGATGAGAGCGCCTAGAGACATTGAAGAACATTCAAACGAacattctttttcctctttagACAACTGGGTCTTCAACGAGTTAAGGCTAGATATCAATCCGGAGATCAGCTGCTTTCTTTCCACCTCAAGGATATCTGAATCTAATCTCAGTACTTATTTAACAAAGGACCGCGATTTGTAAACTTACAAACCATGTCCTCTGGTATTGGTAAGCCCAATGTATGAATAGGGCCTCTACTCTCATATATAATGGTCTTTGTAAGCGCTGTAAAGACCCGATGTTCGGAAAATATGTAAGATACCAAGAGTCTAAGCAACAGATCCCGACTGTAGGACGAGGGCAGAGGTTGTCGTAGCCGGCTAATCCACGCATCTGCAAAAAAGCGTACTGCCTTGTGGCACTTATAATAATCGACAAGCACAGCTATTTTTGCCAGCATCTCCAGATCAATCTTATTGGGAACCTTTTGCGTTTGGCCATGGATTATATTCATCAGAATTATTAGTGAGTCTGCATCCCAGTCTTTGGCTGTGACCGTGTATGAGTAGCCACTCGCTACTTTGGTCTCTATCCAGCCACTGGACGCCAGTTTCTGAAAATATACTGAAGCTAGTGTTAAGTGTTTCGAAGAAAGCCGCATATGTATCTCTGGGGTGTTGTTGGTCGCTGGTGTTGCAGCAATTGCCGACAACCATAAGCTagtttcgttttctttcatGTGAGGCATCCAGTATTGCGGCAGAGCTCTCGGCCATAAAGTAAAGGAGCTTTCCACAGCAAAGGGCGCGTCGGGATTGCGTAGGATGAAAAGGGTATCACCTTCAGGGTCAACTTCAAGAATAGTTGGCTGCATGGCCATATTGAGCACAGCAAGGAGACGACGAtaggaagatgaaggctgAAGATATGAAGGGTTGATGGATGCTGGGCGAGATGTTATAGCACTTCCCCGCGCGGCGACTGCGGTTTAACCTCGGACTCAACATATTAACGGACCAATTCAATCAATTCATCCAAGGCTGAGAACTGAGAAGCACGATGGGATTGATTGGTCGAAACCGTGACACGGCAGAAGGGTTGCGTCCACATATGGCACATGTTCCTTATTAGACACACTCTGCAGCGTCTGAGAACTAGGTACTAATACACAAGCCATAACATCAATATGGCGATAAGCTGACTGATTTGAGTAGGAATTTCTTTGTTGGGGCGTGGAAAAAAGGGAGCTGAATTATAGAAAAACTGTCTGCTGACTCGATtccagcgctgctgctgccaataaGTGAGTGGGCTTAAGAACATGGAACATTACCAACATTACCCTCTATTGACTTCAGGCCCCATTGCCAGATCAACCGCAGCAGCCCGCATGCTTTAGCGCTCCAGCCTCGCATTTTTACTGGACGGCGCCACACCCTCCAATGGCCTTTAGCGCACTCCTACCCGCGAACATGGCGGGGCGCTTTCGATTTTAAGATTTTCTGTCCCGTAAATTTGTAAATTTTCCATTCGTCACAAGCTCCAACAGCCAGAGCAGATCCAAATCCGCAACGATGGGCAAAAAGGGCTTCAGAGTGAGTTGctcttttctatttttcatATGCCCGCCGACTTAATTGAAGACCATTGCTAAACATTTCTTGTTATTTTGCCTGCGAATAGGGAAAGAACCGTCGTGGAGGTGGCCGTGGCGGAGgtcgtggcggcggcggcgagcgCGGAAACAGCTGGAGAGACTATCCTGCgctcaagaaggagaacgagaagctccagcagtACTACGACTCGCTGCTGGAGTTCTCtgacgaagagaagacgcAGTTCTGGGAGGCATTGAGGCGCGAGCTGCCCAACAGCTTCCGCTTCTGCGGTTCCAAGGGGTGCGTCCAACTTGTTGCGCGCGCGCGTCAACGTTACCCTCTCTGTTGTTCTTGATCCGTTGCTAACCTAAAGCTTTGTCGCATAGCCATGCGCTCGCTGTCGAGAGACTTTTGCGATCCCGATACATTCCCGAAATCGTCAAGATTGAGCACCAGGATGGCCGTCCCGTCGACCCTCCCCAGCCCGTTCCCTGGTACCCCGACGAGCTTGCTTGGTGGATGACCACGCCCAAGAACGTCGTTCGCAAGTTCCCGCCCTTTGCCGCCTTCCAAAAGTTCCTCGTGTCCGAGACCAGCGTCGGCAACATCAGCAGACAAGAGGTTGTCAGCATGATTCCTCCTCTGCTCATGGATCTCCGACCAGGCATGACTGTGCTGGACATGTGCGCCTCGCCGGGCAGCAAGTCCGcccagctgctggagatgctccACGTTGGCGAAGAGTCTCGCGTGAGGAAAGTCCTGCGAGAATTTGCCAAGGAAGACGGCCTGGACCTTGGTGACGAgaccaaagaagaagctgaagcggATCTGGAGGCTGACCCCTCTGATGCGGGCCGTGCTACAGGTCTGCTCATCGCCAACGACGCCGACTATAAGCGTGGCCATCTTCTAGTCCATCAACTCAAGAGACTGTCATCTCCCAATCTCCTGGTTATGAATCACGACGCCACTCAGTTCCCCTCCATCAAGCTGCCCTCGACCGATCCGAACTCGAACAAGGGCAACTACCTGAAGTTTGACAGAATCCTTGCCGATGTCCCCTGCTCCGGAGACGGAACAGCACGAAAGAATGCCAACCTGTGGAAAGACTGGCAGCCGGGTAGTGCTCTGGGGCTTCACATCACCCAGATCCGCATTCTTGTCCGAGCCCTGCAACTTCTCAAAGTGGGTGGTCGCGTTGTGTACTCTACCTGCAGTATGAACCCTGTCGAGAACGAGTccatcattgctgctgcgattGAGAGATGTGGCGGCTTGGACAATGTGGAGATCGTTGACTCTAGCGATCAGCTGGATGGTCTTGTGCGTAGACCTGGCCTCAAGTCCTGGAAGATCATGGACAAGAGCGGCAAGATCTGGAACAGCTGGGAAGAGGTTGAAAACTTCACCAAGGAGAGCAAGGATGGCGTGACCCCTGGTCGACTTGTCCCATCCATGTTCCCCGACCCCAATGGCACTACTCTGCCCCTGGAGCGCTGCATGAGAATCTACCCGCACTTGCAGGATACTGGCGGCTTTTTCATTACAgttctggagaagaaggcggagttcaaggccaagaacgAGAATGAGCCCAAGCAGACTAACCAGGCCAACGGCGCCTCAGATGATGCTGCCACCGCTACCACTGCGGCCGAGACAAAACCAGAGGACGCCTCTGCgccggaagagaagaaggaagatgaaCCCATGGACGATGCCTCCCCAGCCGCTAGCAAGCGACCCCTTGAGAccgaagaagatgcagaaCAGCCAGCTAAGAAGGCAAAGACTGCAGAGGAGAGCTCAGCAGCCACCACCCCCGCCCCCGCTCCGGCTGCTGCGACTGAGCGCGAAGATCGCCCAGGCAAACCAAAGAGGAACGGTCCCATTGAAGAGCCTTTCAAGTACCTCGATCCCTCCCACCCTGTCATTCAGAACATCAAAGACTTTTATAGACTGTCCAGCCGCTTCCCCACCAACCGATACATGGTGAGGAATGAGATGGGAGAGCCTGCCAAGGCCATATACTACACCACCGCCCTCACGCGAGACATCCTCACGGAGAACGAAGGCAGAGGCCTCAAGTTCATCCACGGCGGTGTCCGCATGTTCATGAAGCAGGACGCCCCCTCAGCTGAGGTCTGCCGCTGGCGTATCCAAGCTGAAGGCATGCCCATCCTGCAGGGCTACGTTGGCGAGCCTCGCGTTGTGCGCCTGCGCAAGAAGGAGACACTCCACAAGCTCCTCATCGAGATGTTCCCCAAGATCAACGAAGGGGAGTGGCAGAACTTTGAGGAGATTGGTGAGCGCGTGCGTGACATTGGCATGGGATGCTGCGTGCTAAGAGTCGAGCCGGagggcgacgatgaggagtGGCAGGAGAGAATGGCGCTGCCCCTCTGGAAGAGCATCCACTCATTGAATCTGATGTTGCCCAAGGAGGACCGCTCGGCCATGTTGCTTAGAGTGTTTAACGATACCTCACCATTGATTAATATCAGCCTCCAACGCAAGGAGAAGCAGGAGAAGGCGGCTGAGGAACAGGAGCAGGAGACCGGGGAgcaggaagatgaggagattgACGTGGAGGATATTCCCACGCCTGAGGGAGCCGATTAAGATAATTAGTTTGGGAGAGGATCATGATGACCCATCTAACCTTGTATAATCCCTGAAACAAGGATGaaagatttaaaaagaaaagaaaagaaaagaaaagaaaagaaaagaaaaagatgtaCCATCGGGCTTTGATATGGGAGAATTTGGTAAAACTAGGTacctatttatatatacaaatgCTTTTTGTTCTAAGTAACGTTTTCTTTTGCTATTCTAATTTTACAGAGTCGTTGTCTATTCGTACAAATGCTGTTATTACGATATCCCGTGCTTGCTCAAAGCGACGACAATTCTACTCATCCAACAGCCCAACGGTCCAGTGAATAATGCGATCAACTCCCTTCCCCTTGATCGCACTCACTGGAATGGCAGCGCATCTCTTCGTCCACGCTCCTTCCACGCCGCTCGGATGCTGTTCTCGCCCCTCGGTAACATTATCAAGATACGTCTTGAGCTCCTTGAAATTCTCCTGTGTCTCCGGCAGATCAGCCTTGGTAGCGACCACAAACCACGGCTTGCCAGCAATTTCCAACGCCGGAGCAGCCTTCCTCGTCTGCGCTTCTTGCATGGGCGGCAGCGACGTTCCGTATGAAGCGCCCATCAGGTTGATCGGCCCGCGGCTGGCCTGGGAGACTAGGTCCCAATCGACGCGGGACTCGATCTCGCGGGAGCGCTCTTCGTCCTGGCGCATCTCGGCGTAGAGGCCCACCTCGCGCCAGAGGGACTGTAGGGCCTTAACAGCGTTACCGGCGCTGAGATCAATGACGAAGGCGAGGAGTCCGGCGCGCTCAACGTGGCGCAGGAAAGCTATTCCGAGGCCGCGGTCGAGATGGGCTCCTTCGACGAGGCCGGGGATGTCTGCGACGGTGAAGCGCGTTCTTGGCCCGCCAACAGCACCATCGTCAGTGGTGGTTTGAGCGGCTTTGACGCTGGGACGGCCGGAGTACTTGTCCAGGACAACGGTGCCAATGTTTGGCTGCAAGGTTGTGAAGGCCCAGTTGCCAACCCGCGTGCGGCTGTTGGTGAGAGCTCGCAGGAGGGTGCTCTTTCCAGCGTTGGGAAGGCCGACGAGGCCCACGTCGGCGAGCAGTTTGAGCTCTAGAGAGATCTTGAGAGTTACGGCTTCATCACCCTTGGTGGCGAACATTGGCTTTGGGTGCTGTCGTGAAGTGAAGTGCGGGTTTCCAAGGCCGCCAATGCCACCTGCTGCTAGGAGGATGGGTGTAGGCGTTGGTTTGGAGAGGTCGAGATAGATTGGCGGGGGAGGCTGCTGGAAGAGACGAGTTCGTTTGGGAAGCTTGGGAAACTCTGCTGTTTTGACGTCGGTTTTGGACATTCCGGGATAGAGCAGCCACTTGCCGCGCTCTGGGTCGTCGGCATCTGGATCGTAGTCGTCCTCGGGATTCTTCCATCTTGAGTGCCGGTCAGTCTCTtgaggctcctcctcctcttccacttcTGCTTGTAGTTGTTGCTGCGCCAAAAGCTCGCGGCGCCTCTGTTTCTTCTGCGCTTGGAATGCTCTTATGGCCATATCCTCCTCGGCAGCCGGGTCATGCCGCTCAATCTCCTGCACGATGGTGCCGACTGGGACGGTGATGACGACGTCTGAGCCTCGCATGCCACTCTTGCCGCTTCCCTGGCCGTGAATTCCGCGTCCCGCGCGGATGAAGCGTCTGCGGGCCAGTTTGTGCAGTGAAGTCTCGCCGTGGGCCGCCTGGATGTAGACGTTACCTCCAAGGCCACCGTCCCCACCGTTGGGAGGTCCGTCGGGATAGTAAGCTTCTCGGTGGAAGGAGATGCAGCCGTTGCCGCCACGGCCGGCGTACAGCGTTAGCTCAGCCTTGTCGGCGAAGCTTGGGGCTGCGTAATCATCTGGTGCGGGATTCAGTCGTGATTCGGGGAGGTCGTTGAGGCtagaggatgaggaagagtgGCGTGCTTGACGGCTCAATGCCGTtcggaggagagaagagctggCATATCGGGGCCGGAAGAGGGCTGGATAGAGGAATGGTGCCAGGGGCAGGTGAGATGGACCAGGACACCGTGGCGGCATGTCGGAATCAATTTGCTATTGCATGCGCTTCGCTTTGTCCATGGTGTACATGTGGATTTTTGGCGGATGCATTTAAAAATTCCGATACTGGAAGTGGCCGATAAGATAAGGCCACCCAAGTGGTGTAAATTAGCAGAAGACAGCGCCGGAGGCTCGACCCCACCGGCTCCGAATGGCGGCGGGCATAGTGGGGTTTAGGGAGCCGATCAGAGGATTTAGCTCATCGCAGCAGTGGGTGGCGCTGGGacagtacctactaggttAGTAGTGCCTCAACTGGAGAGAGCACGGCGGCTTGCACAGCTGCATCCATACCTACAGAATAGCAATATCCGTAACAAGAGGGGAATCTGCAATCTGGCTGCAGGCTGTGTGATGACTACATGTGCCGAGCAGGTGCATTAATAAGAGGTGCCTGGGTATGCAATCCATCAGTGGTACAGTACGACTCAGCACATACAGTAGCACAGCATCAGGCAGGTATTCCAGGTACCTTAGCACGGGAAGCTGCACCGCTGAGCTGGCAGCAAGCCTCCAGTTTTCGTCTCCCCCGCTTTCAGGCCAGACAACACCTCACTGGACCCTGCTCATCTGCCGTCCCCCATGTCGAGTCGAGTCGAGCAGGACCAGGACAACGTGAAAAGGCACTCACAATGAGGCAAAAAGGCTGACTCTGCCAGTGTCTGATTTGCTGCCGTGGCTCGATCGTCGCAAGTGCAGAGACCAACGCAGCAGGAGGCATCCTGATGCGACGCTGTTTTCCGTCCAAGAGGAGAAATGTGATCACGatagaagacgaggacgaggccaAATTGCGGCTGCTATGTACTCTCCCTCTCTGGCGACTAGCCTAGCATCGATCAATCATCTCATCAGCCAGTTACCAGCATCGCCAGTTGCTCGGCATCGTGACCAGCCAGCTAGACGCTCTTAGCTCCTCGCAGCCTTGTCCACAGGGTCGAATCTGGCCAACAGCGGGCCTCGTCCATGCATGGCCCGCCCCTCCTCGTGATTCGACGGTGCATGCTCAAGCCCGCTttctgaagctgctgccactgctaAAAAGTGCGGTGTAattgctctggctctggtcCTAGCCAAGGACGAGACAAGCCTGTTctgcctcgtcgtcgtcttcaggCCCGCAGGTGACTTTCCCGCCTGTTTGCCCGCATTTCCGCGGCAGCACCTACATACACGGACATTACATACGGCATCCAGCACATCAGCACGCCCGCAGgcagagaggaaaagaggccGAGCGAAGGGAGACCCAAAGCACGAGATCTGCCGGGGTAGCCAGAGACAGGCGCCGCTACGGAGACGACGGGGCTGCTGCAGGCAGGATTATCACCCACGTACCGCACAAGGAATTCTCTCGCTAAGGGCAGCCTGACCCGATTGGTGAGACCACAGAAAGCGAccgtcgagctgctgcttctgccggCCCCATCCGCCACCTGCTGAGTTTTCGCTGCATGATACCAGCCCAGCGATCTCCTCACCACGGTCAACAAGTCAGCGCCAGCAGATCCAGCCATCGGTCCACCAGCCTCCTCTCGCGCGCgcgcgtgtgtgtgtgcgagTGTGTGCGAGTGTGTGTCGTGTCTTGTCGTGTCCTGCTTGTGTCACACCAGCGGCTCCATTCGCTGCACGGACAACGAGACGCCAGCAGCCACATATACAAGTCCAGCCAGCAACGACGCCGTTTTTAGGCGTGCGGGACCTCTCATCGTACACGCTACGACTCTCGGTTTCAGCAACCCTTGCGGCGGACCGCCACGATATACAAATACGGCTACGCAGAACCGCCTCTTGCACGGTAAGCCGGTCTGAGCAGCTTCGAAATTCCAATTACTCAGCCCAGGCGGCTCTTTTCCTGCCTCCCGCCATTCTCTCTCCGCCCTGCCCAAAAGCCCGCTCGCCACTGCAGACGTTCGGCCTGCTCGACAGCGCTGCTCACCTCTTTGGGCACCTCCTCCTGCCCTGCGTTGGGCCAGTTCGCTGCTCGTTAGGCTAGCCTGCATAGGCTCCTCGATCCCGCATTCGAGCCACGACAGCTGGCCCGTCACCCACCCGCCGTCTCCTCATTCGACtcttgctgcagcagctggctttTTGGCTTTTCCCCACGCTCTGGTCCCAGGCATTGAGATCTTGTCCCTCCCAAGGCCCTCGTCTGGTCCCCTCCGAGAGCTTCATCCTGGGTCCGACGCcgccagagctgctgcttcgtgCTTGtacttgtgcttgtgcttgtgctgctgcttgcaggATACATCCGCGAAACAGCGTCAGCCTTCTGATCTAGCACAGACGCCGcgtcctgctgctgctcttccgcTGGCATTCCTCTATTCCCTTTACCGCCTGGCGTGAGCCTATCGTTGCTTCTGCTTGTCTTATCCTTTCTTCTAGTACTACTAGGTCAGTCAGTCAATCAGT
Proteins encoded:
- a CDS encoding uncharacterized protein (EggNog:ENOG41), which gives rise to MAMQPTILEVDPEGDTLFILRNPDAPFAVESSFTLWPRALPQYWMPHMKENETSLWLSAIAATPATNNTPEIHMRLSSKHLTLASVYFQKLASSGWIETKVASGYSYTVTAKDWDADSLIILMNIIHGQTQKVPNKIDLEMLAKIAVLVDYYKCHKAVRFFADAWISRLRQPLPSSYSRDLLLRLLVSYIFSEHRVFTALTKTIIYESRGPIHTLGLPIPEDMVYILEVERKQLISGLISSLNSLKTQLSKEEKECSFECSSMSLGALIKGMISMRLDDPQPTDQFNGYSVVAIEKAIGDIKIPNYLGSLRHGSSFSGATHSTYTGGFGSINSYAEKPNCNLEKKIEPIVKQQLESLQGLSLASFPSH
- a CDS encoding uncharacterized protein (EggNog:ENOG41~SECRETED:SignalP(1-16)); translated protein: MKYTAALIALAATAIAVPTPGGGGGQGGKGTTGGGGGGGGTCNTNQNAVCCNGFLGGIVCNVGILGTGCNSGSYCCDSSADQGGLINLNLLNCVSL